A portion of the Clostridium gelidum genome contains these proteins:
- a CDS encoding DMT family transporter, protein MTNNKGNYKVGVMSGLTSAITWGLDTVLMAIILTMIVNNTSLPESAVFLAPIITAFFHDAFSTIWTLVFLASKRQLSPLIKAMKTKSALFVVLAALMGGPVGMTGYLLAVKLIGPSYTAIISSLYPAVGAILAYFILKEKMNKKAWLGLLFAIAGVCIIGYSSGETGISLVGFLCALLCVFGWGSECVICAYGMKGDEVSSEFALQIRQLTSTIVYGALIIPILGGIGLSVDILKTSVIYWIGATALAGTISYLFYYKAIYKIGATKAMGLNITYVVWSILFDILINGNTMSLKTIVCSIMVIGGVYFVAKPPEEEPIESSINESRLVDVE, encoded by the coding sequence ATGACAAATAATAAAGGTAATTACAAAGTAGGTGTAATGAGTGGACTGACTTCTGCTATAACCTGGGGATTGGACACAGTTTTAATGGCAATAATACTTACAATGATTGTTAATAATACATCGTTACCAGAGAGTGCAGTGTTTTTAGCGCCGATTATAACAGCATTTTTTCATGATGCATTTTCAACAATATGGACATTGGTATTTCTTGCATCTAAAAGACAATTATCACCTCTAATTAAAGCAATGAAAACTAAGAGTGCTTTGTTTGTTGTTTTAGCAGCACTTATGGGTGGACCTGTTGGAATGACAGGATATTTACTTGCAGTAAAACTTATTGGACCATCTTATACTGCAATAATTTCATCATTATATCCAGCAGTTGGAGCAATTTTAGCATATTTTATATTAAAAGAAAAGATGAATAAGAAAGCTTGGCTTGGATTATTATTCGCAATTGCAGGTGTATGCATAATTGGATATTCATCAGGAGAAACTGGAATTAGTCTTGTAGGATTTTTATGTGCCTTATTGTGTGTATTCGGATGGGGTAGTGAATGTGTTATATGTGCATATGGAATGAAGGGTGATGAAGTATCTTCAGAATTTGCACTTCAAATAAGACAATTAACATCAACAATTGTTTATGGAGCTCTCATAATTCCAATTCTAGGCGGAATAGGACTTAGCGTTGATATTTTAAAGACAAGCGTAATTTATTGGATTGGTGCAACTGCACTCGCAGGAACAATATCATATTTATTTTATTACAAAGCAATTTATAAAATTGGTGCAACAAAAGCTATGGGTTTAAATATAACATATGTTGTTTGGTCAATTTTATTTGATATATTAATCAATGGAAATACAATGAGTTTGAAAACAATTGTATGTAGTATAATGGTTATAGGTGGAGTTTACTTTGTGGCAAAACCACCAGAAGAAGAACCAATTGAATCATCAATTAATGAATCAAGACTTGTAGATGTTGAGTAA
- a CDS encoding TetR/AcrR family transcriptional regulator: protein MNTKEKIIYESLNLFSTKGFDSISVRDIAKAVGIKASSIYNHFKSKHEIFYTIIETYSKYVHNFFYYMNMDNNQDDIINSQIEWLSDEQFFKKSLTIFKLFLEDEYIVKFRKLLTIEQFNNSKIATLYNKLFIDDILTFQTIIFKNLINLNILIEKDPYTLALQFYSPVFLMFSKCELPTDKEIIYLRNHISEFKDIYTMKG from the coding sequence ATGAATACAAAGGAAAAGATTATCTATGAATCATTAAATCTTTTTTCAACAAAAGGCTTTGATTCAATATCTGTTAGAGATATTGCTAAAGCAGTTGGAATTAAGGCAAGCTCTATTTATAATCATTTTAAAAGTAAACATGAAATTTTTTATACTATAATTGAGACGTATTCAAAATATGTGCACAATTTTTTTTATTATATGAATATGGATAATAATCAAGATGATATTATTAATAGTCAAATAGAATGGTTATCTGATGAACAATTTTTCAAGAAAAGTTTAACTATATTTAAGCTTTTTTTAGAAGATGAGTATATAGTTAAGTTTAGAAAATTGCTTACAATAGAGCAGTTTAATAACTCTAAAATAGCAACTTTGTATAATAAACTCTTTATTGATGACATACTAACTTTTCAAACAATTATATTTAAAAATCTAATTAATTTGAATATCTTAATAGAAAAAGATCCTTATACATTAGCTCTTCAATTTTATTCTCCAGTATTTTTAATGTTTTCTAAATGTGAACTACCAACCGATAAAGAAATTATATATTTAAGAAATCATATCTCTGAATTTAAAGATATCTATACTATGAAAGGATGA
- a CDS encoding NAD(P)H-dependent oxidoreductase, which yields MNVTVIYGTVRKANTYNCVQLLLSNLSVTMSIKVTEFFLSKDSLPFDGDFPSHASTLLHLDYTAYIADSLEKSDLIILACPVLNCDITDHMKLFLKYLHYKSIEKNKSSFMKNKIGLVMSTSAGAGLFHSTKILEKNLNFLGINNICKFSKTFYETNWDYVTSEKKLKINKKIFKLSNKIIALYLRVHTRKTPILNQITSSRAKPIFKTDHSNVLNLSYERNHSCPH from the coding sequence ATGAATGTAACTGTTATTTATGGGACTGTTAGAAAAGCAAATACTTATAATTGTGTTCAACTTTTATTAAGTAATCTTAGTGTTACTATGAGTATTAAAGTCACAGAATTTTTTTTATCAAAAGACTCACTGCCATTTGATGGTGATTTTCCATCTCATGCTAGTACACTTCTCCATTTGGACTACACTGCCTATATTGCTGATTCATTGGAGAAATCTGATCTAATTATTCTTGCATGCCCAGTATTAAACTGTGATATTACAGATCATATGAAATTATTTTTAAAGTATTTACATTATAAATCTATTGAGAAAAACAAGAGTTCTTTTATGAAAAATAAAATTGGTTTAGTCATGTCTACTTCGGCAGGCGCTGGATTATTTCATTCTACCAAAATATTGGAAAAAAATTTGAATTTTTTAGGAATAAATAATATATGTAAATTTTCTAAGACCTTTTATGAAACAAATTGGGATTATGTAACCTCAGAAAAAAAATTAAAAATAAACAAGAAAATTTTCAAATTATCTAACAAAATCATAGCGCTATATCTTAGGGTACACACTAGAAAAACTCCCATTTTGAATCAAATAACTTCTTCAAGAGCAAAACCTATTTTTAAGACTGATCATTCTAATGTACTAAATTTAAGCTATGAAAGAAATCACTCCTGCCCTCATTAG
- a CDS encoding sigma 54-interacting transcriptional regulator: MVKRIDLIATKLKELGEFNKEGVSASYIAEELNLNRANVSNDLNKLVNDGKAIKTKGKPTLFIPVLEENVVSEVSTINKFSELNPSLYSAIEQAKAAILYPPNGMNMLLLGETGVGKSTFASLIHRYAIEMKINNLEGPFITFNCADYANNPQLLLGQLFGVKKGAYTGAEADKVGLLEKAEGGILFLDEVHRLPAEGQEMFFTFMDKGVYRRLGETESERHGNVLIITATTEDPNTTLLKTFTRRIPMVITIPTLRARGMEERFNLIKQFMMEESGRLGQSIKVSINSIKAFLFYDCENNVGQLRADIQLACAKAYADFLSNRKDEIKISSLDLPSYIREGLYKEIEHRKLWTKLIDINKRYCIFNKDEQGVIFEERTNDENIYEMLDLRTRELKREGINGIELEAEIERDIGDYFKKYMNDFNDKVDVTNIKNIVEDDVMKVIEEVIMFCEEELGIKLDKKIYYGLAVHISNSIDRMRRNRKIINPKLNSIREEYEKEFNVALDALKIIDIKLDIDMPIDEAGFITMFLSYNYENIKNKQNDVRVIIIAHGVSTATSMADAVNSLLGTKNVIGINAPIEEKPKNILEKTKEYIREHEIKSDILFLVDMGSLTTFGKEIENLFNVKTRTIPLASTLHALEATRKSMIGYSLDEIYRETLEVNNLYDNDILDYEPEEEERKLAIVTVCTTGEGGAKTMKCLLEEKLTFDKNLMEIVPLNFIGKENIYERIEKLKRKYSLVCFAGPFELDVNYPQFMLDDIMEGTCINDIQKLIDVEKTYIKMEETLERQLKNIDGAMVLKDIKKFNINITEALDVNISTNILIGITFHIACMIDRLKEKVIIDEFEGKEDYIKDNFNLYRIVKNACASLNTKYSIIISDDEICCLMNFFNNKI, translated from the coding sequence TTGGTAAAGAGAATTGATTTAATAGCTACAAAACTTAAAGAACTAGGGGAATTTAATAAAGAAGGAGTTTCAGCATCGTATATTGCAGAAGAATTAAATCTTAACAGAGCAAATGTAAGTAATGACTTAAATAAGTTGGTGAATGATGGAAAGGCAATTAAGACAAAAGGAAAACCAACATTGTTTATACCTGTACTTGAAGAAAACGTTGTCTCAGAGGTATCAACTATAAATAAGTTTTCAGAATTAAATCCTAGCTTATATTCAGCTATTGAGCAGGCGAAAGCAGCTATATTATATCCACCTAATGGAATGAATATGTTGTTACTTGGTGAAACAGGAGTTGGAAAATCAACTTTTGCTTCATTAATACATAGATATGCTATTGAAATGAAGATAAATAATTTAGAAGGTCCATTTATAACATTTAATTGCGCAGATTATGCCAATAATCCTCAACTTCTACTGGGACAATTATTTGGCGTAAAAAAGGGTGCATATACAGGTGCGGAAGCTGATAAGGTTGGGTTGTTAGAAAAAGCAGAAGGTGGAATTTTATTTTTAGATGAAGTTCATAGACTGCCAGCTGAAGGTCAAGAAATGTTCTTCACATTTATGGACAAGGGGGTATATAGGAGACTTGGAGAAACTGAAAGTGAGAGACATGGAAATGTGCTCATAATAACAGCAACTACTGAAGATCCCAATACAACGTTGCTTAAAACTTTCACTAGAAGAATTCCTATGGTAATAACAATACCAACCTTAAGAGCTAGAGGTATGGAGGAAAGATTCAATCTTATAAAACAATTTATGATGGAAGAGTCAGGAAGACTTGGACAAAGTATTAAGGTGTCCATAAACTCTATAAAAGCATTTTTGTTTTACGATTGTGAAAATAACGTGGGACAACTGAGGGCGGATATACAACTTGCTTGTGCTAAAGCATATGCAGATTTCTTATCAAATAGAAAAGATGAGATAAAAATAAGTAGTTTAGATTTACCATCATATATAAGAGAAGGTCTTTATAAGGAAATAGAACATAGAAAGCTTTGGACTAAGCTTATTGATATAAATAAAAGATATTGCATATTTAATAAGGATGAGCAAGGAGTAATATTTGAAGAACGTACAAATGATGAGAATATTTATGAAATGCTAGATTTAAGAACGAGAGAGCTTAAAAGAGAAGGAATAAATGGTATAGAACTTGAAGCTGAAATAGAACGAGATATAGGGGACTACTTCAAGAAATATATGAATGATTTTAACGATAAAGTTGATGTTACTAATATAAAAAATATTGTTGAAGATGATGTTATGAAGGTAATAGAAGAAGTTATTATGTTTTGTGAAGAAGAACTTGGAATAAAGTTAGATAAAAAAATTTATTATGGATTAGCAGTTCATATTAGTAATTCAATAGATAGAATGCGAAGAAATAGGAAGATTATAAATCCAAAATTAAATAGTATAAGAGAAGAGTATGAAAAGGAATTTAATGTTGCATTGGATGCTTTAAAGATAATAGACATAAAACTTGATATAGATATGCCAATTGATGAAGCTGGATTTATAACTATGTTTTTAAGCTATAATTATGAAAATATAAAAAACAAACAAAATGATGTCAGAGTAATAATAATAGCTCATGGTGTAAGTACAGCAACTTCAATGGCAGATGCCGTAAATAGTCTTCTTGGAACAAAGAATGTTATTGGGATTAATGCACCTATAGAAGAAAAGCCTAAAAATATACTAGAAAAGACTAAAGAATATATAAGAGAGCATGAAATAAAATCAGATATATTATTTTTGGTAGATATGGGTTCACTTACAACCTTTGGCAAAGAGATAGAGAATTTATTTAATGTAAAAACTAGAACGATACCATTAGCTAGTACTCTTCATGCTTTAGAAGCAACTAGAAAATCAATGATTGGATATTCTTTGGATGAAATATATAGGGAAACTCTAGAGGTTAATAACTTATATGATAATGATATTTTAGATTATGAACCCGAGGAAGAAGAACGGAAGTTAGCAATAGTAACTGTTTGTACAACTGGTGAGGGTGGAGCTAAAACAATGAAATGCTTATTAGAAGAAAAATTAACCTTTGATAAAAATTTAATGGAAATAGTTCCCTTGAATTTTATAGGAAAAGAAAATATATATGAAAGAATAGAAAAACTAAAAAGAAAATATTCATTGGTTTGCTTTGCCGGTCCATTTGAATTAGATGTAAATTATCCACAATTTATGTTAGATGATATTATGGAAGGGACCTGCATTAATGATATTCAAAAACTTATTGATGTAGAGAAAACTTATATAAAGATGGAAGAAACCTTAGAACGTCAATTAAAGAATATTGATGGGGCAATGGTGTTAAAAGATATAAAGAAGTTTAATATAAATATTACTGAAGCTTTAGATGTGAATATAAGTACTAATATTCTGATTGGAATTACTTTCCATATAGCTTGTATGATAGATAGACTTAAGGAAAAAGTAATTATAGATGAATTTGAAGGGAAAGAAGATTACATAAAAGACAATTTTAATTTATATAGAATAGTTAAGAATGCATGTGCATCTCTAAATACTAAATATTCAATTATTATTTCAGATGATGAAATATGCTGTTTGATGAATTTTTTTAATAATAAAATATAA
- a CDS encoding sensor domain-containing diguanylate cyclase encodes MNIRKKFVIFSIILGLVPVTISTSVSIAHFNARDIEMIKQNVITEANHQSTHLEYFFDENVSNLNIMSKMSAVKELLLDSNNKLNIENQKDNREKLNELFTDRINEQFYLSIELLINKDEIIIATSDNKYINTEIILSSEEIQRLKSNQVVVSNIIERETFNKGIKSAMIIKPIFSGNEYQGAVINVINMNYFNNVVKRIEFFKHGNVTIMDSNEKIAASSSENVRESSNTIIHPNNLSEQCNNIDFNSNPNGVIEYTIDGIEKIGYYSRINNTGWIVLSGTDWNEFKEPIHKSISSIVIFSIFILIIIMVSYTFAINHFSKPIYKLLEVIRKMKQGDYKERFTYDKDNEFGEISTAFNDLIDTVEKNKKYIEDKNRDLESLTSNIPGGVHRCRIENEEFYFDFLNGGCLNLLGYEKHEFKEIFNKKLIDFVFKKDRKRVVTEIKEQLSKSNKYTVEYRVKRKDGSLIWLLDNGKMIKNRDGKLFTYNVAINITKTKITQENLRLSEERYSIIMSQTEDIIFEWNIEEDTISFSENWEKKFNYEPIIFDVSKKIYQSNLIYKDDVKKLGAMINDIIYGDTYNETQIRFRNNNDKYIWCKVRITAMFDENGDIFKAIGAIIDIDKEKIEAEKLIFKAQRDSLTGLYNKGTAESIIEEYLKNEGLNNKGALFMIDVDYFKAINDNLGHLAGDFVLSNISSMLLEVFNENSIIGRIGGDEFIVFLKNIDSEEFLYKKADDLVNGFRTDFVGETKDYKVSGSIGIAKFPEHGKTYKELFVNADEAVYLAKNKGRDNYCVFGDI; translated from the coding sequence GTGAATATAAGAAAGAAATTTGTGATTTTTTCTATAATATTAGGGCTGGTTCCTGTCACTATTTCGACAAGTGTTAGCATCGCTCATTTCAACGCTAGAGATATAGAAATGATTAAGCAAAATGTTATAACAGAAGCTAATCACCAGTCAACTCATTTAGAATATTTCTTTGATGAAAATGTTAGTAATCTCAATATTATGTCAAAGATGTCAGCAGTAAAAGAGTTACTACTTGATTCAAATAATAAATTAAATATTGAAAACCAAAAAGATAATAGAGAAAAGTTAAATGAACTTTTTACTGATAGAATAAATGAGCAATTTTATTTGAGTATAGAATTACTCATTAACAAGGATGAAATTATAATTGCAACTAGTGATAATAAATATATAAATACAGAAATCATACTTTCTAGTGAAGAAATACAAAGACTAAAAAGTAATCAAGTTGTTGTATCAAACATTATAGAAAGAGAAACTTTTAATAAGGGGATTAAAAGTGCAATGATAATAAAACCAATATTCTCTGGAAATGAGTATCAAGGAGCTGTAATCAATGTAATAAATATGAATTACTTCAATAATGTTGTAAAAAGAATAGAGTTCTTTAAACATGGAAACGTGACAATAATGGATTCGAATGAAAAGATTGCAGCCAGCAGTAGTGAGAATGTTAGAGAAAGTAGTAATACAATCATTCACCCTAATAATTTATCTGAACAGTGTAATAATATAGACTTCAATAGTAATCCAAATGGAGTAATAGAGTATACTATAGATGGAATTGAGAAAATAGGATATTATTCAAGAATTAATAATACTGGATGGATAGTACTTAGTGGAACTGACTGGAATGAATTTAAGGAGCCTATTCATAAAAGTATAAGTAGTATAGTTATCTTTTCAATATTTATTTTGATAATTATAATGGTTTCTTATACATTTGCAATTAATCATTTCTCAAAACCAATCTATAAGTTGTTAGAAGTTATAAGAAAAATGAAACAAGGTGATTATAAAGAAAGATTTACATATGATAAAGACAATGAATTTGGAGAAATATCGACGGCTTTCAATGATTTAATAGATACTGTAGAAAAAAATAAAAAGTATATAGAAGATAAGAATCGAGACCTAGAATCGTTAACGTCCAATATACCAGGAGGAGTTCATCGTTGTAGAATAGAAAATGAAGAATTCTATTTTGATTTTTTAAATGGTGGTTGTTTGAATCTTTTAGGATATGAAAAGCATGAATTTAAAGAAATCTTTAATAAAAAATTAATTGATTTTGTTTTTAAAAAGGATCGTAAAAGAGTAGTTACAGAAATTAAAGAACAATTAAGTAAATCCAATAAATATACTGTAGAATATAGAGTTAAACGAAAAGATGGAAGTCTTATTTGGCTGCTAGATAATGGAAAGATGATTAAAAATAGAGATGGAAAATTGTTTACTTATAATGTAGCAATAAATATTACTAAAACTAAGATAACTCAAGAGAACCTTAGATTAAGTGAAGAACGTTATAGTATAATCATGTCTCAAACAGAAGATATAATTTTTGAATGGAATATTGAGGAAGACACTATTAGTTTTTCGGAAAATTGGGAAAAGAAATTTAATTACGAGCCAATTATATTTGATGTTAGCAAGAAAATATATCAAAGCAATCTGATTTATAAAGATGATGTTAAGAAATTGGGGGCAATGATAAATGATATTATATATGGAGACACATATAATGAAACTCAAATTAGATTTAGAAACAACAATGACAAATATATTTGGTGTAAAGTAAGAATAACGGCCATGTTTGATGAAAATGGTGATATATTTAAGGCTATAGGTGCAATAATTGATATTGATAAGGAAAAAATAGAAGCAGAGAAACTTATATTTAAAGCACAAAGAGATAGTTTGACCGGTTTATATAACAAAGGAACAGCTGAAAGTATTATTGAAGAATACTTGAAAAATGAAGGTTTAAATAATAAAGGGGCATTATTTATGATAGATGTTGATTATTTTAAGGCTATTAATGACAACTTAGGACATTTAGCTGGGGACTTTGTTTTATCTAATATTTCTTCAATGCTTTTAGAAGTTTTTAATGAAAATTCTATTATTGGCAGGATAGGAGGAGATGAATTTATTGTATTTTTAAAGAATATAGATTCAGAAGAATTCTTATATAAAAAGGCTGATGATTTAGTGAATGGGTTTAGAACAGATTTTGTAGGAGAAACAAAAGACTATAAAGTATCAGGTAGTATAGGGATTGCGAAGTTCCCGGAGCATGGTAAGACATATAAAGAACTTTTTGTAAATGCAGATGAAGCGGTATATTTAGCTAAAAATAAAGGCAGAGATAATTATTGTGTCTTTGGGGATATTTAA
- a CDS encoding sugar phosphate nucleotidyltransferase — MRAILMAAGMGTRLRPLTLNTPKSLIEVNGMSLLERQIINLKEVGIDEIIVLTGYLHEKFDNLVKKYNLIKVINDKYDVYNNIYTMYLVREYLEDAYVIDADQYITRNFLPKEMPSTSVYYSACKENITGEWILKYDEQGKVYRIDIGKEGDKPNYIMSGASFWSAKDGRLIGKKVQEAVEANNSMDIYWDNIAVENFSDMDVYIEKIDSNDIFEIDSPEDLEYLKRTLKI, encoded by the coding sequence ATGAGAGCAATTTTAATGGCAGCAGGGATGGGGACTAGGTTAAGACCTTTAACTTTGAATACTCCAAAGTCTTTAATAGAAGTTAATGGAATGTCTCTGCTTGAAAGACAAATAATAAATTTAAAAGAAGTTGGAATTGATGAAATTATAGTATTAACAGGTTATTTACATGAAAAATTTGATAACCTGGTTAAAAAATATAATTTGATCAAAGTAATTAATGACAAATATGATGTTTATAACAATATCTATACTATGTATCTAGTCAGAGAATATCTTGAAGATGCTTATGTGATTGATGCAGATCAATACATAACACGAAATTTCCTACCTAAAGAAATGCCAAGTACATCAGTTTATTATTCTGCTTGTAAGGAAAATATTACGGGTGAATGGATATTAAAATACGATGAACAAGGTAAAGTATATAGAATAGATATTGGAAAAGAAGGAGACAAACCTAACTACATAATGTCTGGAGCATCTTTCTGGAGTGCAAAAGATGGAAGACTAATAGGCAAAAAAGTTCAGGAAGCTGTTGAAGCTAATAATTCTATGGATATATATTGGGATAATATTGCTGTGGAGAATTTTAGTGATATGGATGTTTATATTGAAAAAATTGATTCAAACGATATATTTGAAATAGACTCACCTGAAGATCTAGAATATCTCAAAAGAACACTAAAAATTTAA
- a CDS encoding oligosaccharide flippase family protein — MAKSISKNAIFKAMLNLFNIILPILVIPLVSRSFGDELYGYMGYGDSLTAYFLIFASFGIYQYGLREISKVRDDKTKLRQTFTSLFLFTSLTNIVASAAYMIFVAIFYKNEPYFYTCIILGFNLVFNTFYVEWVNEALENYDFIALKTMVVRIIYSALILLFVREKGDFLFYLYLVVGFNFINNIISFIYVKKRLRFDFSDLQFLRHVKPMLYVVILSNTGVLYTQLDKIMLKDSIGGTTAVGYYYMAQRIMLIVNTLLLTIIQVTMPRLSNYLGNNSKEEYLILLKKVIKIYFLLLFPASIGLLCLSKEAIYIFGGSSFLPAVPVMIVFAIYMLSIGVEGVIANQMIYLHGKEKEDAILVLIGGVINLIFNVLLSITGNFNMVSAITTTLIANLIVIALEYRMVKKVIKLDIHLFAYENIKYFYYSLIFIPITFGIKFVISNIFIACVVEVLICGLVYLGILVITKDLVFFELLNKVLVKFKLKKL, encoded by the coding sequence ATGGCTAAATCAATTTCAAAAAATGCAATTTTTAAAGCAATGCTCAATTTATTTAATATAATTTTGCCAATACTCGTAATACCTTTAGTTAGTAGATCCTTTGGAGATGAATTATATGGCTACATGGGATATGGAGATTCCTTAACTGCATACTTTTTGATATTTGCAAGTTTTGGAATTTACCAATATGGTTTAAGAGAAATAAGTAAAGTTCGTGATGATAAAACTAAGCTCAGACAAACCTTTACCAGTTTATTTCTCTTTACAAGTCTTACTAATATTGTTGCATCAGCTGCATATATGATATTTGTAGCTATTTTTTATAAAAATGAACCATATTTTTATACATGCATAATTCTAGGATTTAACTTAGTTTTTAATACGTTTTATGTGGAATGGGTTAATGAGGCACTAGAAAATTATGACTTTATTGCTCTTAAGACAATGGTAGTTAGAATAATATATTCTGCATTAATTTTATTATTTGTGAGAGAAAAAGGAGACTTCCTATTTTATTTATATTTAGTTGTAGGCTTTAATTTCATAAATAATATAATAAGTTTTATATATGTTAAGAAGAGATTAAGGTTTGATTTTTCTGATTTACAATTTCTTAGACATGTTAAGCCAATGCTTTATGTTGTAATTCTTTCTAACACAGGAGTTTTATATACTCAACTTGATAAGATTATGTTAAAGGATAGTATAGGAGGGACTACAGCTGTTGGATATTATTATATGGCTCAAAGAATAATGCTAATAGTAAATACGCTACTCCTAACCATAATTCAAGTTACTATGCCAAGACTTTCTAATTACTTGGGAAATAATTCTAAAGAAGAATATTTAATATTATTAAAAAAGGTAATAAAGATATATTTCTTATTATTATTTCCAGCATCAATAGGTCTTCTATGTCTTTCTAAAGAAGCAATATATATTTTTGGAGGATCTAGTTTCTTGCCAGCAGTTCCAGTAATGATAGTATTTGCTATATATATGTTAAGTATTGGAGTTGAAGGCGTAATAGCTAATCAAATGATATACCTCCATGGAAAAGAAAAAGAGGATGCTATATTAGTTTTGATTGGTGGAGTTATTAATTTGATATTTAATGTGTTATTATCCATTACAGGAAATTTTAATATGGTAAGTGCTATAACAACCACTCTTATAGCTAATCTAATTGTAATAGCACTAGAATATAGAATGGTTAAAAAGGTTATAAAACTAGATATACATTTATTTGCATATGAAAACATTAAATATTTCTATTATTCATTAATATTTATCCCAATAACATTTGGAATAAAATTTGTTATATCAAATATATTTATTGCATGTGTAGTAGAAGTTTTAATATGTGGATTGGTTTATTTAGGTATACTTGTGATTACTAAAGATTTAGTGTTTTTTGAGTTGTTAAATAAAGTACTCGTAAAGTTTAAGCTTAAAAAACTATAA